In Erigeron canadensis isolate Cc75 chromosome 6, C_canadensis_v1, whole genome shotgun sequence, the following are encoded in one genomic region:
- the LOC122603485 gene encoding uncharacterized protein LOC122603485 has translation MSHLSPNNSILLTRYMEICQAHEVPPSSAVVSWLKKAMVQKVTCQKCTIVILLDQLTNADLFPLTDLFHSYDSNIIDAVDLLHESSGDLSEYPVLSLMHAINTRLHVVDIRDMPLKDVLRDLFETGLDCRVLNIRSTEIQKLNMAGRFMHMHTLNLDFCTSLSSMEKDCFSYMPNLIRLSMCATRVSNLWTTAAALSKLPSLLELRFQNCLCCKDTAPCHLKEISDENTSKASSDTFIEGSFGKLYIDEQESGFVHASTASQKYNSHHPSPICFQKHYREYMIASVPRLGVLDNCRIGKFDRERAKTVFSTYYELLPNKRQHKESILSVLHMRETGTSSILNPKSLRSKVPSLHQKSQSFYSRSLCAAKLGSSAWPVLHPISNISQIPNEGGNVLRPRQFEYHQTDPSLMAFGTLEGEVVVINHETGNLVNYVPSFDTHKSVLGLCWLKRYPSKLVVGYDNGSLRLYDVNDKLLDVSDNYCSSTGVAFDDFQHLTSVHVNATDDQILTSGYSKKVAVYDISTGKRLHLFTDMHREPINVAKFSHHSPSLFVTSSFDHDVKMWDLRAKPLNPCYTTSSSSGNVMVCFSPDDLYLLVSAVDNEVKQLMAVDGRLHTDFDIAPTGNTQNYTRSYYMNGRDYIISGSCDEPVVRVCCAQTGRRLRDVYLEGQNARSLMFVQSLRGDPFRHFHMAILAAYVRPSSKWEIIKVNLLSSDQSSSEYQKGQHLCPSYRLGT, from the exons GTACATGGAAATCTGCCAGGCGCATGAGGTGCCGCCTAGCTCAGCTGTTGTATCATGGTTGAAGAAG GCAATGGTTCAAAAGGTCACATGCCAAAAATGTACGATAGTGATTTTACTAGACCAGCTTACAAATGCTGACTTATTTCCCCTCACCGATCTTTTCCACTCATATGATTCAAATATTATCGACGCTGTTGACCTACTGCATGAATCAAGTGGTGACTTAAGTGAATATCCTGTGTTGTCCTTGATGCATGCCATCAACACCAGGCTTCACGTAGTTGATATCCGGGATATGCCATTAAAGGATGTCTTGAG GGATCTTTTTGAGACCGGTCTGGACTGCCGAGTTTTGAACATAAGGTCCACTGAGATTCAAAAGCTCAATATGGCGGGGAGATTTATGCATATGCACACCCTTAATCTGGACTTTTGCACTTCACTTAGTAGCATGGAGAAGGATTGCTTTAGTTACATGCCTAATTTAATCCGTCTATCAATGTGTGCCACACGAGTATCCAATCTTTGGACAACTGCTGCTGCTTTGTCAAAACTTCCTTCATTGCTAGAACTACGCTTTCAAAACTGTTTGTGTTGCAAGGACACTGCCCCatgccatttgaaagagatctCTGATGAAAATACCTCCAAAGCTTCAAGTGATACTTTTATTGAG GGTTCGTTTGGTAAATTGTACATTGATGAACAAGAAAGTGGTTTTGTTCATGCTTCTACTGCTTCACAGAAGTACAACTCGCATCATCCTTCTCCGATATGTTTTCAAAAGCATTATAGGGAATACATGATTGCGTCAGTTCCTAGGTTAGGAGTCCTGGATAATTGCCGCATAGGAAAATTTGATAGAGAAAGAGCCAAGACTGTCTTCTCAACATACTATGAGTTATTACCAAATAAACGACAGCACAAAGAGAGCATCCTTAGTGTATTGCATATGCGTGAAACAGGAACGAGTAGTATACTCAACCCAAAGTCTTTGAGGTCAAAGGTTCCATCACTACATCAGAAAAGTCAAAGTTTCTATTCAAGGTCTCTCTGTGCTGCTAAACTTGGTTCATCTGCATGGCCTGTTTTACACCCAATATCAAATATTAGCCAAATACCAAACGAAGGAGGGAATGTCCTTAGACCAAGACAGTTTGAGTATCACCAAACTGACCCCAGCCTAATGGCTTTTGGCACTCTAGAAGGAGAGGTAGTGGTCATCAATCACGAGACTGGCAATCTTGTTAATTATGTGCCATCTTTTGATACACATAAGAGTGTTTTGGGACTCTGTTGGCTTAAGAGATACCCATCCAAG CTAGTAGTTGGTTATGACAACGGATCCCTGAGATTGTATGACGTCAATGACAAACTTCTAGACGTTTCAGATAATTATTGCAGTTCTACTGGTGTTGCTTTTGATGACTTTCAGCACTTGACTTCGGTTCATGTCAACGCAACAGACGATCAAATTCTGACAAGTGGTTACTCAAAGAAAGTTGCTGTCTATGATATCTCCACGGGCAAACGTTTGCATTTGTTCACTGATATGCATCGTGAACCCATCAATGTGGCTAAATTTTCTCATCATTCTCCCTCTCTTTTTGTTACTTCATCATTTGATCATGATGTCAAAATGTGGGACTTGAGAGCAAAACCACTAAATCCATGCTACACAACTTCAAGTTCAAGCGGAAATGTGATGGTTTGCTTCTCTCCTGATGATCTTTATTTGCTTGTATCAGCCGTGGACAATGAG GTGAAACAGCTTATGGCTGTAGATGGGAGGCTTCATACAGATTTTGATATAGCTCCCACTGGAAATACTCAAAATTACACTCGCTCATATTATATGAATGGGAGAGACTATATAATTAGCGGGAGTTGTGACGAACCTGTTGTTCGTGTTTGTTGTGCTCAAACTGGAAGACGACTCAGGGATGTATACTTGGAG GGTCAAAATGCGAGGAGCCTGATGTTTGTGCAGTCTCTAAGAGGAGATCCATTTAGA CATTTTCACATGGCCATCTTAGCGGCATATGTGCGCCCTAGCTCTAAGTGGGAGATCATAAAG GTTAATTTGCTTTCTTCGGATCAAAGTTCTTCTGAGTATCAAAAAGGCCAACATCTCTGCCCTTCCTATAGGCTTGGAACTTAG
- the LOC122605561 gene encoding peamaclein-like produces the protein MRQLPFAALLIATLLLISSVSAIESPAPSPASGLGCDGKCENRCARSGWKDRCLKYCGICCGKCNGCVPSSPYADKTECPCYRDLKNPKGKDKCP, from the exons ATGAGGCAGCTTCCATTTGCAGCCCTGCTCATTGCCACATTGCTCCTCATTTCCTCTGTCTCAGCTATCGAATCCCCAGCCCCATCCCCGGCCTCAG GATTGGGATGTGATGGGAAATGCGAGAATCGGTGTGCAAGATCGGGATGGAAAGATAGGTGCCTCAAGTATTGCGGGATCTGTTGCGGGAAATGCAACGGCTGTGTGCCATCCAGTCCTTATGCCGATAAGACTGAATGCCCTTGTTACCGTGATCTCAAGAACCCCAAGGGCAAAGACAAGTGTCCTTGA
- the LOC122603105 gene encoding U-box domain-containing protein 4-like — MEISLLKQLLKNIYTFLHRDDNKYNDIVEKYYVKVQEVLKLVKPVLESIVDSEAASNELLREEFAGMSQCVDEIREVFEDSHPLMSKVYFVLKMESLFAKVQTHGLELLDLLRSCEGLPVELSSSSLEHCVHKIKQMGCDKPSAIVSKAIKDQVQGMDISKDIRSKIADLLSLRSNQELLIELVALENLKENAEQLEKVEDVEYIEEMIGFVTHMHNCFVEIKQSQSCNPVPIPPDFCCPLSLELMTDPVIVASGQTYERVYIRNWIALGLTVCPKTMQTLAHTNLIPNYTVKALIANWCETHNVKLPGPVKSTSLNQPGYPRSLVQHVVSSSEDSIPGVSENGHKLDNENDRSNETGERSSDLGEPSSLLPPKKESSASSGMDEESPKVSHDANDEPLPQAATTYTSDASGEVVAELQPAIVSPSAAPQRELHEYSPRFGNRSRHQMWRRPSGKMVTETRPELSGVETQVKKLVEDLSSLSLDIVKNATLELRLLARHDKDIRNVIANCGAIPLLINLLRSPDQSIQENSVTALLNLSINDINKATIGNSGAIEPLIYVLETGSSEAKENSAATLFSLSVIEDNKIQIGRSGAIGPLVDLLGNGTPRGKKDAATALFNLSTFHENKSRIVQAGAVKYLIDLMDPATGMVDKAVAVLSNLATIPEGRAGIGQEGGIPTLVEVIELGSARGKENAAAALLQLCTNSSRFCNMVLQEGAIPPLVALSQNGTPRAKEKAQSLISYFRNQRHGNGGRR; from the exons ATGGAGATATCCCTGTTAAAACAGCTGcttaagaatatatatacttttcttcATCGAGATGATAACAAGTATAACGACATTGTCGAAAAGTATTACGTCAAGGTTCAGGAAGTGCTTAAGTTAGTTAAGCCGGTACTCGAGTCTATAGTTGATTCCGAGGCTGCATCGAATGAGTTGTTACGAGAGGAGTTTGCGGGGATGAGTCAGTGTGTTGATGAAATTCGGGAGGTTTTTGAAGATTCTCATCCGTTGATGAGCAAAGTTTACTTT GTGTTGAAGATGGAATCGTTGTTTGCAAAAGTTCAGACTCATGGTTTGGAACTTCTTGACTTGTTGCGATCATGTGAAGGACTTCCGGTTGAACTGAGCTCATCATCGCTCGAG CATTGCGTGCATAAAATTAAGCAGATGGGATGTGATAAGCCGTCGGCCATTGTGTCCAAAGCTATAAAAGATCAAGTGCAGGGCATGGATATTAGCAAAGATATAAGGTCAAAAATTGCTGATTTGCTTAGTTTAAGGTCAAATCAGGAACTTCTAATCGAGCTGGTTGCCCTTGAAAACTTAAAGGAGAACGCTGAACAATTAGAGAAGGTTGAGGATGTAGAATATATTGAGGAAATGATTGGTTTTGTTACCCACATGCATAATTGCTTTGTTGAGATAAAACAGTCACAAAGCTGCAACCCTGTACCAATACCTCCTGACTTTTGTTGCCCGTTATCACTTGAACTGATGACTGACCCTGTTATTGTAGCTTCTGGGCAAACATATGAACGGGTGTATATCCGTAATTGGATTGCTCTTGGCCTTACTGTTTGCCCTAAGACAATGCAAACTCTTGCCCACACTAATCTTATTCCTAATTACACCGTCAAGGCATTAATTGCCAATTGGTGTGAAACTCACAATGTTAAGCTGCCAGGCCCTGTGAAGTCCACGAGCTTGAACCAACCTGGTTATCCCAGATCTCTGGTGCAACATGTCGTATCATCTTCAGAAGATTCCATCCCTGGAGTATCCGAAAATGGGCATAAGTTGGACAATGAGAATGACAGATCAAATGAAACAGGGGAGAGGAGTTCTGATCTTGGTGAACCTTCGTCGCTATTACCACCAAAAAAAGAATCTTCGGCTAGTAGTGGAATGGATGAAGAGTCACCGAAGGTCTCTCATGATGCAAATGATGAGCCTTTGCCACAGGCAGCAACGACATACACTAGTGATGCTTCAGGAGAAGTGGTAGCAGAGCTGCAGCCTGCCATCGTCTCCCCAAGTGCTGCCCCACAGAGGGAGCTGCATGAATATTCACCTCGATTTGGAAACCGATCACGGCATCAAATGTGGCGCAGACCATCTGGAAAAATGGTTACTGAAACCCGACCTGAGCTCAGTGGAGTCGAAACCCAAGTCAAAAAACTAGTTGAAGACTTAAGTAGTCTTTCACTGGATATAGTAAAGAATGCTACTCTTGAACTCAGATTACTTGCCAGACATGATAAGGATATTCGAAATGTCATAGCCAACTGTGGTGCCATCCCCTTATTAATTAACCTGCTCCGTTCACCTGACCAAAGTATCCAAGAAAATTCTGTCACTGCCCTTCTGAACTTGTCGATAAATGATATCAACAAAGCCACCATTGGTAATTCCGGTGCAATCGAACCATTAATTTACGTCCTTGAGACTGGAAGCTCAGAAGCCAAAGAAAATTCTGCTGCGACACTTTTTAGTCTTTCAGTTATTGAAGATAACAAGATACAGATCGGAAGGTCTGGAGCAATAGGGCCTCTGGTTGATTTACTAGGAAACGGAACCCCACGAGGGAAGAAAGATGCAGCCACAGCTTTATTTAACCTATCAACATTTCATGAAAACAAGTCCCGTATTGTGCAGGCAGGTGCTGTGAAGTACCTTATAGACTTGATGGACCCTGCAACCGGTATGGTTGATAAGGCGGTTGCTGTTCTGTCAAATCTTGCTACAATTCCCGAGGGGAGAGCTGGGATTGGTCAAGAGGGTGGTATACCTACTCTTGTTGAAGTGATTGAATTGGGTTCGGCTCGAGGAAAGGAGAATGCGGCTGCAGCCCTTTTACAGTTGTGTACTAATAGCAGTAGATTTTGCAACATGGTGCTCCAGGAAGGAGCTATTCCGCCATTGGTGGCGTTGTCACAGAATGGTACCCCGAGAGCCAAGGAAAAG GCTCAGTCACTGATTAGCTACTTTAGAAACCAGCGGCATGGCAATGGTGGGAGGAGATGA
- the LOC122603106 gene encoding aspartic proteinase 36-like — MARFNVGKIILSTFILFNILRYYSLYVYVYAVITVDDNDNDPSAVILRPTYSGNNRHTMFLPLFPSPPNSSRSSGFSGDGMSRRHLQKSDSRRPNARMALHDDLLLNGYYTTRLWIGSPPQRFALIVDTGSTVTYVPCSTCEQCGKHQDPKFDPESSDTYEPVKCNIDCTCDNDKKQCVYERQYAEMSSSSGVLGEDIVSFGDQSDLPPQRATFGCENLETGDLYSQHADGIMGLGRGDLSLVDQLVDNGVISDSFSLCYGGMDVGGGAMVLGGISPPSGMVYAYSDPVRSPYYNVELKELHVAGKRLPLKPSVFDGKHGTVLDSGTTYAYLPEAAFLAFKDAIMKELHSLKQIRGPDPSYRDICFSGAGSDVSKLSDTFPSVEMVFGKGHKLSLSPENYLFRHSKVRGAYCLGFFQNGKDPTTLLGGIITRNTFVMYDREHDKIGFWKTNCSDLWAKLHPSDVPPSLPDGSNSTADMSPSSAPIGTPYHISPGSKVGSIIFYMSLNIRYSKLEPHISELTQLLAMELHVNTSQVNLLDFTSEGNGSLTIWSITPPKPAEYMSNTTASNIIARIAEDEIHLPKSFGKHRISNWYIESEPNRTRWQNYMAAVMILILALIFGLSALVTWWYWRRHRHQTKIPYKPVDSAVPEQELQPL; from the exons ATGGCACGATTTAATGTCGGTAAAATAATCCTATCAacttttatattgtttaatatTTTACGATATTATTCgttatatgtgtatgtatatgcgGTTATTACtgttgatgataatgataatgatccGAGTGCTGTTATTCTCCGGCCAACGTATTCCGGTAACAACCGCCATACGATGTTTTTACCGCTTTTTCCGTCTCCGCCTAATTCGTCGCGAAGCTCCGGTTTTTCCGGCGACGGAATGTCTCGCCGGCATCTTCAGAAGTCCGATAGTCGCCGGCCGAATGCGCGGATGGCGCTACATGATGATCTCCTTCTCAACGG gtaTTATACGACGAGGCTGTGGATAGGTTCTCCACCGCAGAGGTTTGCGCTTATCGTTGACACCGGAAGCACGGTTACTTATGTTCCGTGTTCAACGTGTGAACAATGTGGCAAGCATCAG GACCCAAAGTTTGATCCAGAATCATCCGACACATATGAACCTGTGAAATGCAATATTGATTGCACATGTGACAATGACAAGAAGCAATGTGTGTATGAAAGGCAGTATGCTGAAATGAGTTCTAGCAGTGGTGTCCTGGGTGAGGATATTGTATCATTTGGCGACCAAAGTGATCTTCCACCTCAGCGTGCTACTTTTGGTTGTGAAAATTTGGAAACTGGTGATCTTTACAGTCAACATGCTGATGGAATAATGGGCTTGGGCCGTGGCGATCTGAGTCTAGTTGATCAACTTGTTGATAATGGTGTGATAAGTGATTCTTTTTCTTTGTGTTATGGTGGAATGGACGTTGGTGGTGGTGCCATGGTTCTTGGTGGTATTTCTCCTCCATCTGGGATGGTCTATGCCTACTCAGACCCTGTACGCAG CCCATATTACAATGTTGAGCTGAAGGAGTTGCATGTTGCTGGAAAGCGGTTGCCTCTAAAACCCAGTGTTTTTGATGGAAAACATGGAACAGTCCTAGACAGCGGAACGACATATGCGTATCTACCTGAAGCTGCTTTTCTTGCATTTAAGGATGCT ATCATGAAAGAACTCCATTCTCTTAAACAGATCAGAGGTCCTGATCCAAGTTATCGTGACATTTGCTTCTCTGGTGCCGGAAG TGATGTTTCCAAACTATCAGATACCTTCCCGTCAGTTGAAATGGTTTTTGGAAAAGGACATAAGTTGTCACTGTCCCCTGAAAACTACTTGTTTAGG CACTCAAAGGTTCGTGGTGCATATTGCCTGGGGTTTTTTCAGAATGGAAAGGATCCAACAACTCTGTTAGGAG GCATCATTACGCGCAATACTTTTGTTATGTATGACCGTGAACATGACAAGATTGGGTTTTGGAAAACTAATTGTTCTGATCTATGGGCAAAACTTCATCCTTCTGATGTGCCCCCATCTTTACCAGATGGATCAAATTCTACTGCAGATATGTCTCCTTCTTCAGCTCCAATCGGGACGCCATATCATATCTCTCCGG GGTCGAAAGTTGGAagcataattttttatatgtcaCTGAATATTAGATACTCTAAGTTGGAACCCCACATCTCCGAGCTTACTCAGTTACTTGCCATGGAGTTGCATGTTAATACTTCACAG GTTAACTTGCTGGATTTTACATCTGAGGGAAATGGTTCCCTTACAATATGGTCCATAACTCCACCAAAACCTGCTGAATATATGTCTAACACAACTGCATCT AATATTATTGCTCGGATAGCTGAAGATGAGATACACCTTCCTAAAAGCTTTGGGAAACATCGCATATCCAATTGGTATATTGAATCCGAACCAAATAG AACACGGTGGCAGAACTACATGGCTGCAGTCATGATACTCATCTTGGCTTTAATATTTGGTTTATCAGCTCTTGTCACATGGTGGTATTGGAGACGACACAGACATCAAACTAAAATTCCATATAAGCCTGTAGATTCAGCTGTGCCTGAGCAAGAACTTCAGCCGCTGTGA
- the LOC122604029 gene encoding metal transporter Nramp3-like, with product MSSDPLLLTSPEPETAYEPSEKVHIITLHETSNYNEYDDVSPPFSWRKLWLFTGPGFLMSIAFLDPGNLEGDLQAGAIAGYSLLWLLLWATAIGLLVQLLSARLGVATGRHLAELCREEYPNWAGKLLWVMTEIALIGADIQEVIGSAIALKILTLGFLPLWAGVLITAFDCFIFLFLENYGVRKLEALFAVLIAVMAISFAWMFGETKPDGKELLIGLVVPKLNSKTIQQAVGVVGCIIMPHNVFLHSALVQSREIDPQKKCRVREALKYYSIESAIALAISFVINLFVTTVFAKAFFGTAIADTIGLGNAGQFLEEKFGGGSVPILYIWAVGLLAAGQSSTITGTYAGQFIMGGFLDLRLKKWARALITRSCAIIPTLIVALIFDSSEDTLDTLNEWLNVLQSVQIPFALIPLLCLVAKDDLMGVFKIGPVLKTISWLVAALVIAINGYLLQQFFAEQVSGAAFTSIVIIFTVAYVAFVIYLIWRSITVSAFGFLKQRSQVM from the exons ATGTCATCCGACCCATTACTACTCACTTCACCCGAACCCGAAACCGCATACGAACCATCAGAAAAAGTCCACATAATCACCCTGCATGAAACCAGCAACTACAACGAATACGACGACGTTTCACCCCCATTTTCATGGCGCAAACTTTGGTTATTTACCGGACCCGGATTCTTAATGAGCATAGCATTTCTGGATCCGGGTAACTTAGAAGGTGATTTACAAGCTGGTGCAATTGCTGGGTATTCATTATTATGGTTATTATTATGGGCTACAGCTATCGGCTTACTTGTTCAGCTTTTATCGGCTCGGCTCGGCGTGGCTACGGGAAGACACTTGGCTGAGCTGTGTAGAGAAGAGTATCCAAATTGGGCTGGAAAGTTACTGTGGGTCATGACTGAAATTGCTTTAATTGGTGCTGATATTCAAGAAGTTATTGGAAGTGCTATTGCTTTAAAGATTTTGACTCTTGGGTTTTTACCACTTTGGGCTGGTGTCCTTATTACTGCCTTTGATTG tttcattttcttatttcTCGAAAACTATGGTGTGAGGAAACTAGAAGCACTTTTTGCTGTGCTCATTGCAGTCATGGCGATCTCGTTTGCCTGGATGTTTGGTGAAACTAAACCTGATGGCAAGGAGCTTCTTATCG GTCTTGTGGTTCCAAAACTCAACTCTAAAACAATCCAGCAAGCAGTGGGAGTTGTTGGCTGCATTATAATGCCTCACAATGTGTTCTTACATTCTGCACTTGTACAATCGAGAGAAATAGATCCACAAAAAAAGTGTCGGGTCCGAGAAGCTCTTAAGTACTACTCAATAGAATCTGCCATAGCATTAGCTATTTCATTCGTTATTAACCTCTTCGTAACAACTGTATTTGCAAAGGCATTCTTTGGCACTGCAATAGCTGACACCATTGGTCTCGGGAATGCGGGTCAGTTTCTTGAAGAGAAATTTGGTGGCGGGTCCGTACCAATTTTATATATCTGGGCTGTCGGGTTGTTGGCAGCTGGACAAAGTAGTACAATTACTGGCACATATGCTGGGCAGTTTATTATGGGAGGATTTCTTGATTTGAGATTGAAGAAATGGGCTAGGGCATTGATAACACGAAGTTGTGCTATAATTCCAACATTGATAGTTGCCTTAATATTTGATAGTTCCGAGGACACTTTGGATACTCTAAACGAATGGTTGAACGTGCTTCAGTCTGTACAGATCCCATTTGCTCTTATTCCGCTGTTGTGTTTGGTGGCCAAAGATGATCTCATGGGAGTTTTCAAGATTGGACCTGTTCTAAAG ACTATCTCATGGCTTGTGGCTGCACTAGTGATAGCGATTAATGGGTACTTATTGCAACAGTTTTTCGCGGAACAAGTAAGCGGTGCAGCCTTTACTTCAATAGTCATCATTTTCACTGTTGCATATGTTGCATTTGTCATATACCTTATATGGCGAAGCATTACGGTCTCTGCATTCGGTTTCTTGAAGCAAAGAAGCCAAGTAATGTAA